A single window of Methanofastidiosum sp. DNA harbors:
- the gvpD gene encoding gas vesicle protein GvpD translates to MEDRVKTGIKGLDELIGGGLPKSSSILLSGEAGTGKTIFSLQYIYSGAKDFGEAGIYVTFEEKPEELRREALQFGWDLKKYEDQKKIVILDAASLRVGVPTDENFYVKSDVDIKSLLSKLYEIAMDIDAKRIVIDSLPAFFFSNEPEKMRDDIYMMGRVLTETKATCILITEIINNRGYSRFGYEEFITRGVITMHLVEGEKAMPRMAEYKRGIFIRKMRETNHKIKQYPFSISKEGIVVYPQGEIY, encoded by the coding sequence ATGGAAGATAGGGTAAAGACAGGAATTAAAGGTCTTGATGAACTAATAGGGGGAGGCCTCCCAAAAAGCTCATCAATATTGTTATCTGGTGAGGCAGGAACAGGAAAGACTATATTTTCCCTGCAGTATATCTACTCTGGTGCTAAGGACTTTGGAGAAGCCGGCATTTATGTAACGTTTGAAGAAAAACCTGAGGAGCTTAGGAGAGAAGCGCTCCAGTTCGGATGGGATCTAAAAAAGTATGAAGATCAGAAAAAGATAGTCATCCTTGATGCTGCATCTTTAAGAGTAGGAGTTCCAACAGATGAAAATTTTTACGTCAAAAGTGATGTCGATATAAAATCCCTTCTTTCAAAATTATACGAGATAGCTATGGATATAGACGCAAAAAGAATTGTCATAGACTCTCTTCCTGCATTTTTCTTTTCTAATGAACCTGAAAAAATGCGCGATGATATCTACATGATGGGAAGAGTCCTAACGGAGACAAAGGCAACATGTATTCTAATAACTGAGATAATAAATAATCGGGGATATTCCAGATTCGGATACGAGGAGTTCATAACAAGAGGGGTCATCACAATGCATCTTGTTGAGGGAGAAAAAGCCATGCCCAGGATGGCAGAGTACAAGAGAGGCATATTCATTAGAAAGATGAGAGAGACAAATCACAAGATAAAGCAGTACCCCTTTTCCATATCA